The DNA sequence ccaaattttactgttcgaacgtattttttcacgttcgaactggaaaatttttttgagacgatttaattcgtcgcagaaaaaactgttcgatcggttattttgacgttcgaacggttttctaaattcatcgattttttgggacgaaatttaaaattcgtctcaaaaattgacttttagggatgaaaaaaatttcatccctaaataatttcaccccaaaatctcaaatttgttgtagtgataatTACGAGGCTGATGTCTCTTATATTAAGATTGCATTACATGTCTGATCGATGTCTCCGGCCATTAATTTACTGTTTTTCATTCATGTTCACTCCAGCttgcatgtgtatatatatatatatatatatatatatatatatatatatatatatatatatatgaggctGGCTGCTCCTCATGATCTAATGATCATGCCCAAAAGTAATATATGAATGACAGACAAACTCATAccatttattcattaatatccggatattaatgaataaatggTGCTGGGTTCGTGATTTGTTGCAGTTTGGTGACTTCGCAGGTTGGAGgtttttcttttaggaaataGCGCCATATATAGGTAGTACGTACTGTAAACATTCTATATATTCAAcctcttttacaaaattaattatatgtagaTATCTGttgttttctgtttgtttttctttcaagatCATTTGTGTTCTTTTTTAGGTTATTGATCTCTGATTTTCTTGACATATCTTTGGTTGGGTTTTGGTAATGGGGGACTGATGGTATAATTTCATGcaatttcaaagcataattCGGCCAATTATGTCTGATCTTCAATATATGgaagaaaatacataaatacatcTTTTGTTATCAAacttatatttgttttgaacaTGATTAATGCAGTAGTAcccttcaattattttttttttttctttttcaaataattacacCCTCactaattctaaaaaaatatatgtagatagctgctagctagctagtacaaCGCTGGATTGATCAAGTACCGGCCGTACGTTCGATCGATTTAATTAAGAAGATCAGAGATTCACGCGAAGAACCCCACAACTAATTAAAATTAAGCTGAAAACCTTGAGACAATGGATAATTAAAGAGTCCAAgccctttttatttatttgtagtaCAATACAGCTAagaaattaaatacatatttggTCTTCAACCAAAAGCAGAAGCGCCTTTAGGAGAGACCAGAATTCGAGTCGTCCAGTACATAACCATCAGAGCAGGCTAGTTTCAAATCTTCGACACAACATGCAGCACATCTTTCCCACGATGTCACGGTAAACATGGGAGTACTTATTTTCCATTGACTTAACAAGATACCAGCAAAAATATAATAGTATCTCTCTAAGGTGGCCGGATGATGATGGTGGTGTCCCCGCGCCACGACGATGTGGATGGTGTCCTCGGCCACGAGCATGCTCCCCCACGATGTCCTCCCGTCACCATGCACGATTCAACATATTCAATATAGTGTACTTTTCCCACAATCTAGCTCTCACAAACAAATATGAGACTTATTTTCATCAGCTCACAAGACATTAACAAATAACGTGCGGTCGCTCTAgtttggatgatgatgatgttccCCGCCATGGCAGTGTGGGTGATGTCCTCTCATGTGATGACCATGCCCATGCCCACCACGATGTCCTCGGCCTCCAAGGTTAAGCCCTCCGTGATGCCCCCTTCCACAAGGACCGTGACCATGAGGTCCATGCCCATGCCCTATGTGATGTCCACACATCATATGGGAATTCGCCCCTCCGCCTTGACAGTGGCCGCCGTGGTGTCCCTGAACAGCAAAGGgtggatgaagatgatgatttctGTAGCGAaacatttttccaaactttccaGGTCCATGACCATGCCCACCATGATGTCCCCTTCCGCGATAACCATGACGACCAAGGCCCCCATGACGTCCACCAACATGACAACGGCCAACTCCGTCGTGACCATGTTCTTCATGATGATGCCCTCCACCATGACGGTGATGTCGTCCGCCACGAGAGGGGCTACCGGGATGTCCCTCAACATGAGGTGGCTGATGAAGAATTACCTGGAGATCAGACATTTTTCCCGAGtgatcctagctagctagctagctcagaGGATAGAAGCAGTGGAAGATAAAGCGAAGATAGGAGATGAATCTTGTTGAAACTTGTAAGGCCTTTTGGCCTTTTAGGGTATATTTATAGTGATGGATGGGTCAAATTAAACCAAAAAACTGATCGGTTTGAAACGTGTGCGCTTACGCCAGCGCCGTGTGCGGCAAACAAAACAAAGTCGGTGAATCCTTTGGCAATATTGTGTGATCTGTATTGTCTTGGTGGGACCACCTCAATGTGAATGCTTTGACAAAGCGGATGCTTTGCTTCTTCTCCAAGGAAATTTTATGCACAGGTCGGTGAATACATTGCCCTTGTTGTTACGTGACACCATTTATGTCATCGTATAATTTAGCGATGTTTCATAGAGATTAATCAAAAAGAGATGGAGGAGAACGTGAGAgacaataattttgtttattatatttttcttattattagaaaatgatccgatttaaataatattaaaaaataatattttatttaattttaatttcatctcaacttactatctaaacgttatataaagaaaaaaataatattagatacagtccTAATTTGGGGACTGTAATATAAGTTTaggttattttaactttaaaattttttaaaattataaaattatctctcttaaaatgatattttctctcatttaatattgTGCTTGCACATACAGACTCTACTTAAAGagtgtaaataaaatttctctaaaaaaatacataccaaTACAAAGGAGCCGAATAATTGTCTAGATGGTGGGCTTTGAAAACAATAGTCTTAAGACTAGACCAACTTGGTTTGAAGTGGGCCGACTATGGGCAAGAAATAGAGCTATATAAGTCTAAAATAGAAATGATCAAAGTTTTTTGTATTCTTAACCAATTTTATATTACACccaaaaattaagatatatcacaaaaataaatttaaaaattgatatgtctttatatgatacattagatctatttgataataaaaatagttttataatctaacgtacaatatcaaaccacgtaaatttgtaggtttacttttgtgagatctctttgtatctaaaacatttctcttttgtatttatatttcaagCAATGCATTTTAGAGTAAGAAAGCATTTATTTGGATTATCAATCCCTTCATGTTGTATCTATGATCTtcttaacaagaataaaaaagatctacagcaaaaaaaaaaaatctcataaaagtaaactcacaaactgacatggtttgatgtggtacgttagattataaaactatttttatcgtaaagtaAATCTAAAGTATCACATCAAACCACTTCAAtttgtagatatatttttatggaatctctttgtggctaaaaCATTTATCATATACTCAACCTAGATAGCTGAGGATAGAAGAGTTCAATCTTTTGTGGGTCATTTTGTGCCTTTTTGGGTGGAATTGAAGGCTTTTAAGTTTTCAATAGAAA is a window from the Juglans regia cultivar Chandler chromosome 7, Walnut 2.0, whole genome shotgun sequence genome containing:
- the LOC108982441 gene encoding histidine-rich glycoprotein-like produces the protein MSDLQVILHQPPHVEGHPGSPSRGGRHHRHGGGHHHEEHGHDGVGRCHVGGRHGGLGRHGYRGRGHHGGHGHGPGKFGKMFRYRNHHLHPPFAVQGHHGGHCQGGGANSHMMCGHHIGHGHGPHGHGPCGRGHHGGLNLGGRGHRGGHGHGHHMRGHHPHCHGGEHHHHPN